A genomic window from Companilactobacillus alimentarius DSM 20249 includes:
- the pheS gene encoding phenylalanine--tRNA ligase subunit alpha: protein MSLDDKLKSLRENGIDEAKRAQRLQELNDLRVNLLGKKGPITKALRGMKDVPAEKRPEIGTLANNVKKDIQQAIEEKMSELNEKMVAHQLEEEKIDVTLPATKQVQGTKHILNQTIEDIEQFFIGLGYEVAPGYEVEEDHYNFERLNIPKDHPARDMQDTFYLSDELLMRTQTSAQEGRDMEAHDFTKGPLKMISPGVVYRRDDDDATHSHQFHQIEGLVVDKNISMADLKGTLEALCRHVFGDEREIRFRPSYFPFTEPSVEVDVSCFNCGGEGCRICKYTGWIEVLGAGLTHPNVLKMSGIDPNEYSGMAFGLGPERFAMLKYGINDIRDFYLNDVRFLEQFKGVN from the coding sequence ATGTCATTAGATGATAAGTTAAAGAGCTTAAGAGAAAATGGTATCGACGAAGCCAAACGTGCACAAAGACTACAGGAATTAAATGACCTAAGAGTTAATCTATTAGGAAAGAAGGGTCCAATTACAAAGGCCCTTCGTGGTATGAAAGATGTTCCAGCTGAAAAGCGTCCTGAAATTGGAACTTTAGCTAATAATGTAAAGAAGGATATCCAACAAGCTATTGAAGAAAAGATGTCCGAATTGAATGAAAAAATGGTAGCACATCAACTTGAAGAAGAAAAAATTGATGTTACGCTACCTGCAACAAAACAAGTCCAAGGAACAAAACATATTTTGAATCAAACTATTGAAGATATTGAACAATTCTTTATCGGCTTAGGTTATGAGGTAGCTCCCGGATATGAAGTAGAAGAGGATCATTATAACTTTGAAAGACTGAACATACCAAAGGATCACCCTGCACGTGACATGCAAGATACTTTCTACCTATCTGACGAATTGTTGATGAGAACCCAAACCTCAGCTCAAGAAGGTCGTGACATGGAAGCTCATGACTTTACTAAGGGACCTTTGAAGATGATCTCACCTGGTGTCGTTTACCGCCGTGATGATGACGATGCAACTCATTCACACCAATTCCATCAAATTGAAGGTTTAGTAGTTGATAAGAATATTAGTATGGCTGACCTCAAGGGAACACTAGAGGCCCTGTGTCGTCACGTCTTTGGTGATGAACGTGAAATTCGCTTTAGACCAAGTTATTTCCCATTTACTGAGCCATCAGTTGAAGTTGATGTATCTTGCTTTAATTGTGGTGGTGAAGGTTGTCGTATTTGTAAATATACCGGCTGGATCGAAGTTTTAGGTGCAGGACTAACTCATCCTAATGTTTTGAAGATGTCAGGCATTGATCCTAATGAGTACAGTGGTATGGCATTTGGACTTGGTCCTGAGAGATTTGCCATGTTGAAATACGGAATCAATGATATCCGTGACTTCTATTTAAACGATGTAAGATTCCTAGAACAATTCAAAGGAGTAAATTAA
- a CDS encoding TrmH family RNA methyltransferase, whose protein sequence is MKYIESKKNDEIKQLKKLASTKYIRKTGTYMVEGFHLVREADQYEQDFVQVLVTDKYSDDRLVKKYYDIATTISEDVAKELSETKTPQGIFAVLKVKDNDSLSEITGKWVMLDDVQDPGNVGTIVRTADAAGYDGVITSLDSADFYQPKVQRSMQGSQFHLPIYRMDIHKAIDLAKASDLVIYGSEVNSEAKPYNELEKVSDYALVMGNEAHGVTQDVLNACNENIYIPILGKAESLNVAVASGVLMYGLQTL, encoded by the coding sequence ATGAAATATATTGAATCAAAGAAAAATGACGAAATTAAGCAATTAAAGAAATTAGCATCAACAAAATACATTCGAAAAACGGGAACATACATGGTAGAAGGTTTCCATTTAGTTCGTGAGGCCGACCAGTATGAACAAGATTTTGTTCAAGTGTTGGTGACCGATAAGTATAGCGATGATCGTTTGGTTAAGAAATATTATGATATTGCTACAACTATTTCTGAAGATGTTGCTAAAGAGTTATCAGAAACAAAGACACCCCAAGGAATTTTTGCGGTATTAAAAGTTAAGGATAACGATTCCTTGTCAGAAATTACAGGGAAATGGGTCATGTTAGATGACGTTCAAGATCCTGGCAATGTTGGAACTATCGTAAGAACTGCTGATGCAGCTGGTTATGATGGCGTGATTACTAGTTTGGATAGCGCTGATTTTTATCAGCCAAAAGTACAACGTTCGATGCAAGGCAGCCAATTTCACTTGCCAATCTATCGAATGGATATTCACAAGGCCATTGATTTAGCTAAGGCATCTGATTTAGTAATCTATGGATCAGAAGTAAATTCAGAAGCTAAACCATACAATGAATTAGAAAAGGTTTCTGACTATGCCTTGGTTATGGGTAATGAAGCACACGGAGTAACACAAGATGTTTTGAATGCTTGTAATGAGAATATTTATATTCCAATTTTAGGAAAAGCTGAATCACTCAATGTTGCTGTAGCAAGTGGTGTCTTAATGTATGGTTTACAAACACTTTAA
- a CDS encoding acylphosphatase, which yields MKHLSINVNGLVQGVGFRYSTLQVAVELGVTGTIKNEIDGSVSIEAEAEQKILYIFLNRVKSSPSPFGKVEKLDYTFSDDLQHYEKFIVIG from the coding sequence GTGAAACATCTTTCCATTAATGTTAATGGTTTAGTTCAAGGAGTCGGATTTCGCTACTCGACTTTACAAGTTGCTGTCGAGCTGGGCGTTACTGGGACAATCAAAAACGAAATTGATGGTTCAGTGTCGATTGAAGCTGAGGCAGAACAAAAAATTCTTTACATTTTCTTAAATCGGGTTAAATCTTCACCATCGCCCTTTGGAAAAGTTGAGAAATTGGACTATACTTTTTCTGACGACTTACAACATTATGAAAAATTCATCGTGATTGGTTGA
- the yidC gene encoding membrane protein insertase YidC → MNKKYVKYLSVLSLFLVLTLVLTGCAQGSANLHAPTSGPYGFIYKWLGVPFQNLILKTAQTIGGKNAYAWGIVIISFVVRLILVPLSLNQQYKSTRQQEKMRAVQPQLKLIQVAQKKAKDPAAQQKISALMMDVYKKNNLSLTGGLGCLPLLLQMPILIGIYQAVQYSKEIGASTFLSIPLGKPSVVIAIIATLFYLLQGWMSLQIVAPEQRKQMQTMIMMSPLMTFFISMISTAALALYFLAGGIVIVIQQLITNYIVTPKIRKQTDAELAKNPVKTVVTQEMLDGILNGGSTPTTPEGHAKQTEEKEFHKNIRELNKGKQNRNKK, encoded by the coding sequence TTGAATAAAAAATACGTCAAATATCTATCAGTGCTTTCGTTATTTTTAGTACTGACACTAGTTTTGACGGGGTGTGCTCAAGGTTCCGCAAACCTTCACGCTCCTACTAGTGGGCCATACGGTTTTATTTACAAATGGCTTGGAGTTCCGTTCCAGAATCTAATTCTCAAGACGGCACAAACTATTGGTGGTAAAAACGCCTACGCTTGGGGAATTGTTATTATTTCTTTCGTTGTCCGTTTGATTCTTGTTCCACTATCATTAAATCAACAATACAAGTCTACAAGACAACAAGAAAAAATGCGTGCTGTGCAACCTCAATTGAAATTAATTCAAGTTGCACAAAAAAAGGCTAAAGATCCAGCTGCACAACAAAAAATCAGTGCTTTGATGATGGATGTTTATAAGAAGAATAACCTAAGCTTAACTGGTGGTTTGGGATGTTTGCCATTACTTTTGCAAATGCCAATTTTGATTGGTATTTATCAAGCGGTGCAATATTCTAAAGAAATCGGTGCTTCAACTTTCCTATCAATTCCACTAGGAAAACCAAGTGTCGTCATTGCCATAATTGCTACACTGTTCTATTTATTACAGGGATGGATGTCTCTACAGATCGTTGCTCCTGAACAGAGAAAACAAATGCAAACAATGATCATGATGAGTCCCTTGATGACCTTCTTCATTTCTATGATTTCAACTGCAGCTCTAGCACTTTACTTCTTAGCTGGTGGTATCGTAATTGTGATTCAACAATTGATCACAAATTATATCGTTACGCCAAAGATCAGAAAACAAACTGATGCTGAATTAGCTAAGAACCCTGTCAAAACAGTTGTTACACAAGAAATGCTTGATGGCATTCTAAACGGTGGCAGTACTCCAACCACTCCAGAAGGTCACGCTAAACAAACTGAGGAAAAAGAATTCCATAAGAATATCCGTGAACTAAATAAGGGTAAACAAAATCGTAATAAAAAATAA
- a CDS encoding matrixin family metalloprotease: MRYFIKTLIRGLFLVIVIAVLVFFTGQMMTGKNKLPIMAYGEQIRNSIIKNAQSFSSKANVGKIEVKNDKTYQQTDKTKSKTKSTDSTTPVESNVQQVALSNTYYYHFQKGVPQSVKNVFYSAIKTYNDTGIVKLVAGKASQMQNEITLGTYNQDTTSVQGNTINMELGKGGPEIFQSTLGDWNHGTARLNVHYSEGISVSVATHELGHALGLGHSSDIQSVMYPTDQGVTQLTESDIATLKAIYNN; the protein is encoded by the coding sequence ATGCGTTATTTTATTAAAACGTTAATCAGGGGATTATTTTTAGTAATTGTTATAGCTGTTTTGGTATTTTTTACTGGTCAGATGATGACTGGTAAAAATAAATTACCGATAATGGCATATGGGGAACAGATCAGAAATTCAATCATTAAAAATGCACAGAGTTTTTCTTCAAAAGCTAATGTCGGAAAAATTGAAGTAAAGAATGATAAAACTTATCAACAGACAGATAAAACAAAATCAAAGACCAAGTCAACTGATTCGACCACGCCAGTTGAATCAAACGTTCAGCAGGTAGCTTTGTCTAATACTTATTATTATCATTTTCAAAAGGGCGTTCCACAGTCTGTGAAAAATGTTTTTTACAGTGCTATCAAGACATATAACGATACGGGTATTGTTAAACTTGTAGCCGGAAAAGCTTCACAAATGCAAAATGAAATTACTCTAGGTACTTATAATCAGGACACGACAAGCGTTCAAGGCAATACGATCAACATGGAGTTAGGTAAAGGTGGACCCGAAATATTCCAAAGTACACTTGGCGATTGGAACCACGGTACAGCTAGATTGAACGTCCATTATTCAGAGGGTATCTCAGTTTCTGTGGCAACTCACGAATTGGGACATGCCTTAGGATTGGGACATAGTAGCGATATTCAATCTGTCATGTATCCGACTGATCAAGGAGTAACGCAATTGACAGAATCAGACATAGCAACGTTAAAAGCAATCTATAATAATTAG
- a CDS encoding sensor histidine kinase, producing the protein MRISIRFKWTALISIVILLAYIFVGILAMRTVQHVASVNEIHSFTTKLIAGGVVVFIIGVVLSYFAVTLVLNDLKKINKTIDDLNKKPDSDSRIKLRKRNDEIYDMTVNINKTLDRMQAYTNQQKEFVEDVSHELRTPVAVLEGHLSMLQRWGKDDPQVLNDSINSSLQELKRMQSLIQEMLDLTRVEQIDSAYLEQTTEVKPLFIQVYNDFKMLHSDFVINFDDDIREGSKVKIYRNHLEQVLVILLDNAFKYSADRKEINFAASTNSALLEVVVQDYGLGIAKNDLKRIFNRFYRVDKARSRKRGGNGLGLSIAKRLIEIYHGSLEVESVVGSGTVFKIELPLVQEKTDENDDEKEASKKSEI; encoded by the coding sequence ATGAGAATTTCCATTAGATTCAAGTGGACCGCTTTGATTTCAATCGTCATTTTGTTGGCTTATATCTTTGTTGGTATCTTAGCGATGAGAACCGTTCAGCATGTGGCTTCTGTGAATGAAATACATTCATTTACGACTAAGTTGATTGCTGGCGGAGTCGTGGTTTTTATTATTGGAGTTGTACTCAGTTATTTTGCGGTTACATTAGTTTTGAATGATTTGAAAAAAATCAACAAAACGATTGATGATCTTAACAAAAAGCCTGACTCTGATTCTAGAATTAAATTACGTAAAAGAAACGATGAAATATATGATATGACGGTCAATATCAACAAGACATTAGATCGGATGCAGGCTTATACGAATCAACAAAAGGAATTCGTTGAAGATGTTTCTCATGAATTACGAACTCCTGTGGCGGTGTTGGAAGGTCACTTGAGTATGTTGCAACGTTGGGGAAAAGATGATCCTCAAGTGTTGAACGATTCGATTAATTCTTCACTGCAAGAATTGAAGCGTATGCAGTCGTTGATTCAAGAGATGCTAGATTTGACACGTGTTGAGCAAATTGACAGTGCTTATTTAGAACAGACAACTGAGGTCAAGCCATTATTTATACAGGTTTATAACGATTTCAAAATGTTACATTCAGACTTTGTAATTAATTTTGATGATGATATTCGCGAAGGTAGCAAAGTGAAGATTTATCGAAATCATTTGGAACAAGTTTTAGTTATTCTGTTGGATAATGCATTTAAATACTCAGCTGATCGTAAGGAAATCAATTTTGCGGCATCAACTAATTCAGCTTTGCTTGAAGTCGTTGTACAAGACTATGGCCTAGGAATCGCTAAAAACGATTTGAAACGGATTTTTAATCGTTTCTATAGAGTTGACAAGGCAAGGTCTAGAAAACGCGGAGGAAACGGATTAGGGCTTTCTATTGCTAAAAGATTGATTGAAATCTATCATGGCAGTCTAGAAGTTGAAAGTGTCGTTGGTTCAGGAACTGTTTTTAAAATTGAATTGCCACTAGTTCAAGAAAAAACTGATGAAAATGACGATGAAAAAGAAGCAAGTAAAAAATCAGAAATTTAA
- a CDS encoding response regulator transcription factor, producing the protein MAKILVIEDEENMAKFVQLELQHENYEVTVERDGRTGLDAALSEDWDLILLDLMLPELNGIEVCRRIRQEKNTPIIMMTARDSIIDRVSGLDHGADDYIVKPFAIEELLARIRALLRRIDLDIDVTRNNDQVLKYKNLVIDKTTQTLKRNGEVIDLTRREYDLLSVLMENVGTVLSRDDLLERVWGTGSSTETNVVDVYIKYLRNKIDRAGAPSYISTVRGKGYVMRR; encoded by the coding sequence ATGGCTAAAATACTTGTTATTGAAGATGAAGAGAACATGGCTAAATTTGTTCAACTTGAACTTCAACATGAAAACTATGAAGTAACTGTTGAACGTGACGGTAGAACTGGTTTAGATGCAGCATTGTCAGAAGATTGGGATTTGATCTTATTAGATCTAATGTTGCCAGAACTAAACGGAATCGAAGTATGTCGACGCATTCGACAAGAAAAGAACACGCCAATTATTATGATGACCGCAAGGGATTCTATTATTGATCGTGTTTCAGGTTTGGATCATGGGGCTGATGACTATATTGTTAAGCCATTTGCTATTGAGGAGCTATTAGCTCGTATTAGAGCTTTGTTGAGACGAATTGATTTAGATATTGATGTTACTAGAAATAACGATCAAGTTCTAAAATATAAGAATCTAGTAATTGACAAGACGACCCAAACTCTAAAACGAAACGGTGAAGTTATTGATTTGACTCGTCGTGAATACGATCTCTTGAGTGTTTTGATGGAAAACGTTGGAACAGTTCTAAGTCGTGATGATCTTTTGGAACGTGTCTGGGGAACTGGTTCATCAACAGAAACTAATGTAGTGGATGTTTATATCAAATACCTCAGAAATAAAATTGATCGTGCTGGTGCACCAAGTTATATTTCAACCGTTCGTGGTAAAGGATATGTGATGAGACGATGA
- the gndA gene encoding NADP-dependent phosphogluconate dehydrogenase → MAKPQIGVIGMAVMGKNLALNIESRGYEVAIYNRTGSKTKAVVEEHPEKKLVPSYTIEDFVNSLETPRRILMMVKAGAGTDAVIKQLLPLLDKGDVLIDGGNTFFEDTMERSERLDKSGINFIGMGVSGGELGALKGPSLMPGGQKEAYDLVAPILEQISAKADEDGAPCVTYIGPNGAGHYVKMVHNGIEYGDMELISESYNLLKHLFNNDVNKIADVFNDWNKGELSSYLIDITAKILTRKDDEGSDDYIVNKILDKAGNKGTGKWSSQSALELGVPQSLITESVYSRYVSAYKDERVKASKVLPKPETKPVIKDVDDLVAKIRKALYFSKIISYAQGFAQMKAASDHYDWDLNYGKIAQIWRAGCIIRAQFLQKITDAYDEEPQLDNLLLNDYFKGIVKEYQSDVRDVVSYAVQAGIPVSGFMAAISYYDQYRSEVLPANLIQAQRDFFGAHTYERNDKPGIFHYTWYEEQ, encoded by the coding sequence ATGGCAAAACCACAAATTGGTGTTATTGGTATGGCTGTTATGGGTAAGAATCTTGCCCTAAATATTGAGAGTCGCGGATATGAAGTTGCTATCTACAATCGTACAGGTTCAAAAACTAAGGCTGTTGTTGAGGAACATCCTGAAAAGAAATTAGTACCTAGTTATACAATTGAAGACTTTGTAAACTCACTAGAAACACCTCGTCGTATTTTGATGATGGTTAAGGCTGGTGCTGGTACAGATGCCGTTATCAAACAATTGCTACCTTTACTAGATAAAGGCGATGTATTGATTGATGGTGGTAATACATTCTTCGAAGATACAATGGAACGTAGTGAACGTCTAGACAAATCAGGAATTAACTTCATTGGTATGGGAGTTTCTGGTGGTGAACTGGGTGCTTTGAAAGGTCCATCATTGATGCCCGGTGGTCAAAAAGAAGCTTATGACTTAGTTGCTCCTATTTTGGAACAAATTTCTGCTAAAGCTGATGAAGACGGTGCTCCATGTGTTACATATATTGGACCAAATGGTGCCGGTCACTATGTAAAGATGGTTCATAATGGTATCGAATATGGTGATATGGAATTGATTTCAGAAAGTTACAACTTGTTAAAGCACTTGTTTAACAATGATGTTAATAAGATTGCTGATGTCTTCAATGACTGGAACAAGGGTGAACTTTCAAGTTACTTAATTGATATTACTGCTAAGATTTTAACTAGAAAAGACGACGAAGGCTCAGATGACTACATCGTTAATAAAATCTTAGATAAGGCTGGTAACAAGGGTACTGGTAAGTGGAGTTCACAAAGTGCTCTAGAACTTGGTGTTCCACAATCATTGATCACTGAATCAGTTTATTCTCGTTACGTTTCTGCTTACAAGGATGAACGTGTTAAAGCAAGTAAGGTTCTTCCAAAGCCTGAAACAAAGCCAGTTATTAAAGATGTTGACGATTTGGTTGCCAAGATCCGTAAAGCTTTGTACTTCAGTAAGATCATCAGTTATGCTCAAGGATTCGCTCAAATGAAAGCAGCTTCTGATCATTATGATTGGGATCTAAATTATGGTAAGATTGCTCAAATTTGGCGTGCTGGTTGTATCATTCGTGCTCAATTCTTACAAAAGATTACTGATGCATATGATGAAGAACCACAATTGGATAATTTATTGTTGAACGATTACTTCAAGGGAATCGTTAAAGAATATCAATCAGATGTTCGTGACGTTGTAAGTTATGCTGTTCAAGCTGGTATTCCTGTTTCAGGATTTATGGCTGCTATTTCTTATTACGATCAATATCGTTCAGAAGTATTGCCTGCTAACTTAATTCAAGCTCAAAGAGATTTCTTCGGTGCTCATACATACGAAAGAAATGACAAGCCAGGAATTTTCCATTATACATGGTATGAAGAACAATAA
- a CDS encoding YceD family protein yields the protein MLNWDVQDVRRYKDKPFEFNETLDLTKEMRTRSKDVLDISPVKVDGRLFNDHGLVISDIKVQTTLTVPSTRSLLPVDLPVDIRINEAYNIDDVADEDLEDYNVVIPIDDDNPTINVYESIVDNILLSIPSKVLTKKEAEDNIMPSGKNWSVISEDEFKKQNEEEHVNPEFAKLKNLFNDDTKKE from the coding sequence ATGCTAAATTGGGATGTTCAAGATGTACGTCGATACAAGGACAAGCCTTTTGAATTCAATGAGACACTCGATTTAACTAAGGAGATGCGGACACGTTCTAAGGACGTTTTGGATATTTCTCCAGTAAAAGTCGATGGTCGACTATTCAATGATCATGGCTTAGTTATTTCTGATATTAAGGTACAGACAACTTTGACTGTGCCTTCTACTAGAAGCCTTTTACCAGTTGATTTACCAGTCGATATTAGAATCAACGAGGCATATAATATTGATGATGTGGCTGATGAAGACCTTGAGGATTATAATGTCGTTATTCCAATTGATGACGATAATCCAACAATTAATGTTTATGAATCAATCGTGGATAATATTTTGTTAAGTATTCCATCGAAAGTTTTAACTAAAAAAGAAGCCGAAGACAATATTATGCCTTCCGGTAAAAATTGGAGCGTTATTTCTGAAGACGAGTTTAAGAAACAAAATGAAGAAGAACACGTTAATCCAGAATTTGCTAAACTAAAGAATTTATTTAATGATGACACTAAAAAAGAGTAG
- a CDS encoding nucleotidyltransferase → MTKVYGFVAEFNPFHKGHQLFIEKIKQQYHPDVLIAVMSGNFVQRGDFAILDKWNRAQLAIENGVDLVVELPFAFALEPAQFFAQGAMKLLNQLEIDHLVFGTENQLDFLEMAQKIIASKSDFTQNYNQSSATNLTNYYHSLGIDVEKLPNQLLGINYATEIIKGDYDIQVATIKRLANDYSATKIREALKEKVSVSDLVPKLANEMLQDQKLVTWDKYFPYLKYQILSHTPQELGQVYQMVEGLEYKLKKEINSSSDFNQFIERIKSKRYTMARLRRLLMYTLINVKESDINDVYENPYLRILGFNRVGQEYLNSLKKNNVELITRVGKKEQVFLNLEIKVDRIFQLENKQEQNFGRIPYMKGVN, encoded by the coding sequence ATGACAAAAGTCTATGGTTTTGTTGCCGAATTTAATCCGTTTCACAAAGGGCATCAATTATTTATTGAAAAAATCAAACAACAGTATCACCCTGATGTTTTAATTGCCGTCATGTCTGGCAATTTTGTTCAGCGGGGTGATTTTGCTATATTGGATAAGTGGAATAGAGCTCAATTAGCAATTGAAAATGGGGTTGATTTAGTCGTGGAATTGCCTTTCGCATTTGCACTTGAACCAGCCCAATTTTTTGCTCAAGGAGCAATGAAGCTATTAAATCAGTTAGAGATTGATCATTTAGTCTTTGGAACTGAGAATCAACTTGACTTTCTTGAAATGGCCCAAAAAATAATTGCTTCAAAATCAGATTTCACTCAAAATTACAATCAAAGCTCAGCCACTAATCTAACCAATTATTATCATTCATTGGGAATTGATGTTGAAAAGCTACCTAATCAATTGTTAGGCATTAATTATGCAACGGAAATCATCAAGGGTGATTATGATATACAAGTCGCCACGATCAAACGTTTGGCCAATGATTATAGTGCTACCAAGATTCGAGAAGCTCTGAAAGAGAAAGTTTCCGTTAGCGATTTGGTTCCTAAATTAGCCAATGAAATGCTGCAGGATCAAAAGCTAGTCACTTGGGACAAGTATTTTCCTTATTTGAAGTACCAGATTCTGAGTCACACACCTCAAGAACTAGGACAAGTTTATCAGATGGTCGAGGGGCTAGAGTATAAACTAAAAAAGGAAATTAATTCAAGTTCTGATTTTAATCAATTTATTGAACGAATAAAGTCAAAGCGTTATACTATGGCACGACTCAGGCGTTTGTTGATGTATACGTTAATAAATGTGAAAGAGTCGGATATTAATGATGTCTATGAGAATCCTTATCTACGAATATTAGGATTTAATCGAGTAGGTCAAGAATATTTAAATAGTTTGAAAAAGAATAATGTTGAATTGATCACTCGGGTAGGTAAAAAGGAACAAGTATTTTTGAATTTAGAAATAAAAGTTGATCGAATTTTTCAGCTTGAAAATAAACAGGAACAAAATTTTGGAAGAATACCTTATATGAAAGGGGTAAATTAA
- a CDS encoding class I SAM-dependent DNA methyltransferase, which translates to MIYNSFARVYSELMDDSLYAKWAEYVKKQVKSNESLLDVACGTGDLTILLADSFQVTGTDLSEEMLKIAEEKAKTAGKSIPFIQSNMMDLYDFDKFDVITCFDDSICYLTDEDELAIAFKQAYDHLNDGGKYLFDAHSLYQMDEVFPGYMFNHRTEDSAFMWNSFEGEYPHSIEHELTFFNWDEKIQGYSVNTELHKERTYPTATFKMILEDIGFKNIQVTADFGESEIKDDSNRWFFSAEK; encoded by the coding sequence ATGATTTATAACTCATTTGCACGAGTCTATAGTGAATTGATGGATGATTCACTCTATGCTAAATGGGCAGAGTACGTAAAAAAACAGGTCAAGAGTAATGAGTCGTTGTTAGATGTAGCTTGCGGAACTGGTGATTTGACTATTTTGTTAGCTGATAGTTTTCAAGTTACGGGAACTGACTTGTCCGAAGAAATGTTGAAAATTGCAGAAGAGAAAGCTAAGACTGCTGGTAAGTCGATTCCCTTTATTCAAAGCAATATGATGGATCTGTATGATTTCGATAAGTTTGATGTTATTACTTGTTTTGATGATTCTATCTGTTATTTGACTGATGAAGATGAATTGGCAATAGCTTTCAAACAAGCTTATGATCACTTAAATGATGGCGGTAAATATCTGTTCGATGCCCATTCACTTTATCAAATGGATGAAGTTTTCCCAGGTTACATGTTTAATCATCGAACAGAGGATTCAGCCTTTATGTGGAATAGTTTTGAAGGAGAATATCCTCACAGTATCGAGCATGAATTGACCTTCTTTAATTGGGATGAAAAGATTCAAGGATATTCGGTCAATACTGAATTGCATAAGGAAAGAACTTATCCTACTGCAACCTTTAAAATGATTCTTGAAGATATTGGCTTCAAAAATATTCAAGTAACAGCCGATTTTGGCGAGTCAGAAATTAAGGATGATTCTAATCGCTGGTTCTTTTCTGCAGAAAAATAG
- the rsfS gene encoding ribosome silencing factor: MDSKNIMEIAVKAADEKHANDIKVLDISKVSIMADYFVIMDAGSQRQVDAIVQSVLDKAGENDIDVGHVEGNRNSEWVLIDLHDVIIHVFTSEQRDFYNLEKLWSNATEVDISSLVTEE; this comes from the coding sequence TTGGACTCAAAGAATATAATGGAAATTGCCGTTAAAGCGGCTGATGAGAAACATGCTAATGACATTAAAGTTTTGGATATCAGTAAAGTAAGTATTATGGCTGATTACTTTGTCATTATGGACGCAGGATCACAGCGTCAAGTTGACGCCATCGTTCAATCAGTCTTGGATAAGGCTGGAGAAAACGATATTGATGTAGGACACGTCGAAGGAAATCGCAATTCTGAATGGGTTTTGATTGACCTTCATGACGTTATTATCCATGTCTTTACGTCAGAACAACGTGATTTCTACAACTTGGAAAAACTTTGGTCAAACGCAACCGAAGTTGATATTTCAAGTTTGGTAACCGAAGAATGA
- the yqeK gene encoding bis(5'-nucleosyl)-tetraphosphatase (symmetrical) YqeK produces MNEFNYDKIKADIDRDKIVDQMQHTLSDFRYTHCLRVEKVSRGLAAEYGGDVERAGLAGLLHDYAKERSDEEFISVIKNKHLNPELLKYNNAIWHGVVGAEIVKDELGIYDEDVLNAIRRHTVGSTNMTQVDKCVFVGDFIEPKRDFPGINEARDYAKKSLNSAVAFELKHSLAHLIDKNREIYPETFISYNYWITKGEL; encoded by the coding sequence ATGAATGAGTTTAATTATGACAAAATCAAAGCAGACATTGATCGAGATAAGATAGTAGATCAGATGCAACACACATTAAGTGATTTTCGTTATACCCACTGTTTAAGAGTTGAAAAAGTAAGTCGTGGATTAGCAGCAGAGTATGGTGGAGACGTTGAAAGAGCAGGATTAGCTGGTTTATTGCATGATTACGCTAAAGAGCGTAGCGATGAAGAATTTATCAGTGTCATTAAAAATAAGCATTTGAATCCTGAACTATTGAAATATAACAATGCAATCTGGCACGGTGTTGTTGGTGCAGAAATTGTTAAAGATGAGTTAGGTATCTATGATGAAGATGTTTTAAATGCTATCAGAAGACATACTGTTGGTTCTACCAATATGACCCAAGTTGATAAATGTGTGTTTGTAGGTGATTTCATTGAACCTAAACGAGATTTTCCAGGGATCAATGAAGCAAGAGACTATGCAAAGAAGTCTTTGAATTCAGCGGTAGCTTTTGAATTGAAACATTCTTTAGCACATTTGATTGATAAGAATAGAGAAATATATCCAGAAACGTTTATTAGTTACAATTACTGGATAACAAAAGGAGAATTATAA